A stretch of the Pseudomonas helvetica genome encodes the following:
- a CDS encoding IscS subfamily cysteine desulfurase has protein sequence MKLPIYLDYSATTPVDPRVAQKMSECLLVDGNFGNPASRSHVFGWKAEESVENARRQVADLVNADPREIVWTSGATESDNLAIKGVAHFYGTKGKHLITTKIEHKAVLDTMRQLEREGFEVTYLDPREDGLVTPEMIEAALRDDTILVSVMHVNNEIGTINDIAAIGELTRSKGILFHVDAAQSTGKVEIDLQKLKVDLMSFSAHKTYGPKGIGALYVSRKPRVRLEATMHGGGHERGMRSGTLATHQIVGMGEAFRVAKEDMATENVRIKALSDRFFKQVEGLEELYVNGSLTARVPHNLNLSFNYVEGESLIMALKDLAVSSGSACTSASLEPSYVLRALGRNDELAHSSIRFTFGRFTTEEEIDYAAQKVCEAVTKLRALSPLWDMYKDGVDISKIEWAAH, from the coding sequence ATGAAATTGCCGATTTACCTTGATTACTCTGCGACCACCCCGGTTGATCCGCGTGTCGCGCAAAAGATGAGTGAATGCCTGCTGGTCGACGGAAACTTCGGTAACCCGGCGTCCCGCTCCCACGTGTTCGGCTGGAAAGCCGAAGAATCGGTCGAAAACGCTCGCCGCCAGGTCGCCGACCTGGTCAACGCCGACCCGCGTGAAATCGTCTGGACCTCCGGTGCCACCGAGTCCGACAACCTGGCAATCAAGGGTGTCGCGCATTTCTATGGCACCAAAGGCAAGCACCTGATCACCACCAAGATCGAACACAAGGCGGTCCTCGACACCATGCGCCAACTGGAGCGCGAAGGTTTCGAAGTCACCTACCTCGATCCTCGTGAAGACGGTCTGGTAACGCCTGAGATGATCGAAGCCGCGCTGCGCGATGACACCATCCTGGTGTCGGTCATGCACGTGAACAACGAAATCGGCACCATCAACGACATCGCAGCCATCGGCGAACTGACCCGTTCCAAGGGCATCCTGTTCCACGTCGACGCTGCGCAGTCCACTGGCAAGGTCGAGATCGACCTGCAAAAGCTGAAAGTCGACCTGATGTCCTTCTCGGCTCACAAGACCTACGGCCCTAAAGGCATCGGCGCGCTGTACGTCAGCCGCAAGCCGCGTGTTCGCCTTGAAGCGACCATGCACGGCGGCGGTCACGAGCGCGGCATGCGTTCCGGCACCCTGGCCACTCACCAGATCGTTGGCATGGGCGAAGCCTTCCGTGTAGCCAAGGAAGACATGGCTACCGAAAACGTTCGGATCAAAGCCCTGAGCGACCGTTTCTTCAAGCAGGTCGAAGGCCTCGAAGAGCTGTACGTCAACGGCAGCCTGACCGCCCGTGTTCCGCACAACCTGAACCTGAGCTTCAACTACGTTGAAGGCGAGTCGCTGATCATGGCGCTCAAGGACCTGGCGGTATCGTCCGGTTCGGCCTGCACCTCGGCGTCGCTTGAGCCTTCGTACGTACTGCGCGCCCTGGGCCGCAACGACGAACTGGCACACAGCTCGATTCGCTTCACCTTCGGCCGCTTCACCACCGAAGAAGAAATCGATTATGCCGCGCAGAAAGTCTGCGAGGCCGTCACCAAGCTGCGCGCTCTGTCGCCGCTGTGGGACATGTACAAAGACGGCGTCGACATTTCGAAGATCGAGTGGGCGGCACACTAA
- the iscU gene encoding Fe-S cluster assembly scaffold IscU: MAYSEKVIDHYENPRNVGKMDAEDPDVGTGMVGAPACGDVMRLQIKVNEQGIIEDAKFKTYGCGSAIASSSLATEWMKGKTLDEAETIKNTQLAEELALPPVKIHCSVLAEDAIKAAVRDYKQKKGLI, from the coding sequence ATGGCTTACAGCGAAAAGGTCATCGACCACTACGAGAACCCGCGTAACGTCGGCAAGATGGACGCGGAAGATCCTGATGTCGGCACCGGCATGGTCGGCGCTCCAGCATGCGGCGACGTTATGCGCCTGCAAATCAAGGTCAACGAGCAAGGCATCATCGAAGACGCCAAGTTCAAGACCTACGGCTGCGGCTCTGCCATTGCCTCCAGCTCCCTCGCTACCGAGTGGATGAAGGGCAAGACTCTGGACGAAGCAGAGACCATCAAGAACACCCAGCTGGCTGAAGAACTGGCCTTGCCGCCAGTGAAAATCCACTGCTCGGTACTCGCTGAAGACGCCATCAAGGCTGCCGTTCGCGATTACAAGCAGAAGAAAGGCTTGATCTGA
- the iscA gene encoding iron-sulfur cluster assembly protein IscA has translation MAISMTEAAAQHVRRSLDGRGKGDGIRLGVRTTGCSGLAYVLEFVDEVGVDDQVFVSHGEKVIIDPKSLAYLDGTELDFVKEGLNEGFKFNNPNVRGECGCGESFNI, from the coding sequence ATGGCTATCAGCATGACAGAAGCGGCTGCTCAACACGTGCGACGCTCCCTCGACGGGCGCGGCAAGGGTGATGGGATTCGTCTGGGTGTTCGCACCACGGGCTGTTCCGGCCTTGCCTACGTGCTGGAGTTTGTCGATGAGGTAGGGGTCGACGATCAGGTCTTCGTCAGTCATGGCGAGAAAGTGATCATCGATCCGAAAAGCCTGGCTTACCTGGACGGCACCGAGCTCGATTTCGTCAAGGAAGGGTTGAACGAAGGCTTCAAGTTCAACAATCCCAACGTACGCGGTGAATGTGGCTGCGGCGAAAGCTTCAACATCTGA
- the hscB gene encoding co-chaperone HscB: MGTPCHFALFELQPSFNLDLDQLATRYRELARGVHPDRFADASEREQRLALEQSASLNEAYQTLKSPPKRARYLLAMGGRELPLEVTVHDPEFLLQQMQWREELEDLQDSADLAGIVVFKRRLKVAQDVLNESFAACWNDAVQREQAERLMRRMQFLDKLTYEVRQLEERLDD; the protein is encoded by the coding sequence GTGGGTACTCCTTGTCATTTCGCATTATTTGAGCTGCAACCGAGCTTCAATCTGGACCTCGATCAGCTGGCTACGCGCTACCGTGAGTTGGCGCGCGGCGTTCATCCAGACCGCTTTGCTGACGCTTCCGAGCGTGAGCAACGGCTGGCGCTAGAGCAATCCGCTAGCCTCAACGAGGCCTACCAGACGCTCAAAAGTCCCCCCAAGCGCGCGCGTTACCTGCTCGCCATGGGTGGTCGCGAGCTGCCGCTGGAGGTCACGGTGCATGATCCGGAATTTCTTCTGCAGCAGATGCAATGGCGCGAAGAGCTCGAAGACCTGCAAGACAGTGCCGATCTGGCCGGGATTGTGGTATTCAAGCGCCGCCTGAAGGTCGCTCAGGATGTACTGAACGAAAGCTTCGCAGCTTGCTGGAATGATGCAGTGCAGCGTGAACAGGCCGAACGCCTGATGCGGCGCATGCAGTTCCTCGACAAGCTCACCTACGAAGTGCGCCAGTTAGAAGAGCGCCTCGACGATTAA
- the hscA gene encoding Fe-S protein assembly chaperone HscA: protein MALLQIAEPGQSPQPHQRRLAVGIDLGTTNSLVAALRSGLSEPLADADGQVILPSAVRYHADRVEVGESAKLAAATDPLNTVLSVKRLMGRGLSDVKQLGEQLPYRFVDGESHMPFIDTVQGPKSPVEVSADILKVLRQRAELTLGGELVGAVITVPAYFDDAQRQATKDAAKLAGLNVLRLLNEPTAAAVAYGLDQHAEGLVAIYDLGGGTFDISILRLTGGVFEVLATGGDSALGGDDFDHAIAGWIIESAGLSADLDPGAQRHLLQTACAAKEALTNAATVEVVYDGWKSQLTREAFDALIEPMVARSLKACRRAVRDSGVELEDVKAVVMVGGSTRVPRVRDAVAEAFGRQPLTEIDPDQVVAIGAAIQADTLAGNKRDGGELLLLDVIPLSLGLETMGGLMEKVIPRNTTIPVARAQDFTTYKDGQSAMMIHVLQGERELISDCRSLARFELRGIPAMVAGAAKIRVTFQVDADGLLSVAARELGSGVEASIQVKPSYGLTDGEIARMLKESFQHANDDKVARVLREQQVDAQRLIEAVQGALDVDGERLLDAEERMVIELQMQELSELMKGTDGYAIEQQTKRLSQVTDAFAARRLDSTVKAALAGRNLNEIEE, encoded by the coding sequence ATGGCCCTACTGCAGATCGCCGAACCCGGCCAAAGTCCTCAACCGCACCAGCGTCGTCTGGCTGTGGGGATCGACTTGGGCACTACCAATTCGCTGGTCGCTGCGTTGCGCAGTGGTCTTTCCGAGCCACTGGCCGACGCTGACGGGCAGGTCATCCTGCCGTCTGCGGTGCGCTATCACGCTGACCGTGTCGAGGTCGGCGAGTCCGCCAAGCTGGCAGCCGCTACCGATCCGCTGAACACGGTGTTGTCGGTCAAGCGCTTGATGGGTCGTGGTCTGTCCGACGTCAAGCAATTGGGCGAACAGCTGCCGTATCGCTTTGTCGATGGCGAGTCGCACATGCCGTTCATCGACACCGTGCAAGGGCCGAAAAGCCCGGTCGAAGTTTCCGCCGATATCCTCAAGGTGCTGCGTCAGCGCGCCGAGTTGACGCTGGGCGGCGAACTGGTTGGCGCAGTGATCACCGTTCCGGCGTATTTCGATGACGCACAGCGTCAGGCGACCAAGGATGCGGCCAAGCTGGCCGGTCTGAACGTGCTGCGTTTGCTCAACGAGCCGACCGCTGCGGCGGTGGCTTATGGCCTGGATCAGCATGCTGAAGGCCTGGTTGCGATTTACGACCTGGGCGGCGGCACCTTCGATATTTCGATTCTGCGCCTGACCGGCGGTGTGTTTGAAGTACTGGCCACCGGTGGCGACAGCGCCCTGGGTGGCGATGACTTCGATCACGCGATTGCTGGCTGGATCATCGAGAGCGCGGGCCTGTCCGCCGACCTCGATCCAGGTGCGCAACGTCATCTGCTGCAAACCGCCTGCGCGGCCAAAGAGGCCCTGACTAATGCGGCGACGGTTGAAGTCGTTTATGACGGCTGGAAATCCCAGCTGACCCGCGAAGCCTTTGATGCGCTGATCGAGCCGATGGTTGCTCGCAGCCTGAAAGCCTGCCGCCGCGCCGTGCGTGATTCCGGTGTCGAGCTGGAAGACGTGAAAGCAGTGGTGATGGTCGGTGGTTCGACCCGCGTGCCGCGTGTTCGCGATGCTGTGGCTGAAGCCTTCGGTCGTCAGCCGCTGACCGAGATCGATCCGGATCAAGTGGTGGCCATTGGTGCTGCGATCCAGGCCGATACCTTGGCGGGCAACAAGCGCGATGGCGGCGAACTGCTGCTGCTTGACGTGATTCCGTTGTCCCTGGGGCTGGAAACCATGGGCGGTCTGATGGAGAAGGTGATTCCGCGTAACACCACCATCCCGGTCGCCCGCGCTCAGGACTTCACGACCTATAAAGACGGCCAGTCGGCCATGATGATTCATGTGCTGCAGGGTGAGCGCGAGCTGATCAGCGATTGCCGCTCCCTGGCGCGCTTCGAATTGCGCGGCATTCCGGCCATGGTCGCGGGTGCGGCGAAGATTCGCGTGACCTTCCAGGTCGATGCCGATGGCTTGCTCAGCGTGGCTGCCCGCGAATTGGGTTCGGGCGTCGAGGCGAGCATTCAGGTCAAGCCGTCCTACGGCCTGACCGACGGCGAAATCGCCCGCATGCTCAAGGAATCGTTCCAGCACGCCAACGACGACAAGGTCGCCCGCGTACTGCGTGAGCAGCAAGTCGATGCCCAGCGTTTGATTGAAGCGGTGCAAGGCGCCCTCGATGTCGACGGCGAGCGCCTGCTCGACGCCGAAGAACGCATGGTCATCGAATTGCAGATGCAGGAACTGAGCGAATTGATGAAAGGTACCGATGGTTACGCCATCGAGCAGCAGACCAAGCGTCTGTCGCAAGTGACCGATGCCTTTGCTGCCCGCCGCCTGGACTCGACGGTGAAAGCCGCTCTGGCGGGGCGCAACCTGAATGAAATCGAGGAATAA
- the fdx gene encoding ISC system 2Fe-2S type ferredoxin encodes MPQIIFLPHAEHCPDGMVVEAETGKSILEVAHDNHIEIESACGGVCACTTCHCIIREGFDSLNEADELEEDYLDRAWGLEAQSRLTCQAIVGTEDLTVEIPKYSLNHAAEAPH; translated from the coding sequence ATGCCGCAGATCATTTTTCTGCCACACGCCGAGCATTGCCCGGACGGTATGGTCGTAGAGGCTGAGACCGGCAAGTCCATTCTCGAAGTGGCCCATGACAACCATATCGAGATCGAGAGCGCCTGCGGCGGCGTCTGTGCCTGCACCACCTGCCACTGCATCATTCGCGAAGGCTTCGACTCGCTGAATGAGGCCGATGAGCTGGAAGAGGACTATCTTGATCGGGCCTGGGGTCTGGAAGCGCAGTCGCGCCTGACCTGCCAGGCAATCGTCGGGACTGAAGACCTGACCGTTGAAATTCCTAAATACTCGCTCAACCACGCTGCCGAAGCGCCGCACTGA
- the iscX gene encoding Fe-S cluster assembly protein IscX, whose translation MSLKWVDVLEIAIQLADSKPDVDPRYVNFVDLHSWVMALPDFSDDPTRGGEKVLEAIQAAWIEEAD comes from the coding sequence ATGAGTCTTAAATGGGTTGATGTGCTGGAAATCGCGATCCAGCTGGCTGACAGCAAGCCGGATGTGGATCCGCGTTACGTGAACTTCGTCGATCTGCACAGCTGGGTCATGGCCCTGCCGGACTTCAGTGATGATCCGACCCGCGGTGGCGAGAAGGTGCTTGAAGCGATTCAAGCGGCCTGGATCGAAGAAGCAGACTGA
- the ndk gene encoding nucleoside-diphosphate kinase, with protein sequence MAVQRTFSIIKPDAVAKNVIGEITTRFEKAGLRVVASKMKQLSKAEAEGFYAEHSARGFFGDLVAFMISGPVVVQVLEGENAIALNRELMGATNPKEAAAGTIRADFADSIDANAVHGSDSEAAAAREISYFFAATEVTTR encoded by the coding sequence ATGGCTGTTCAACGTACTTTCTCCATCATCAAGCCTGATGCAGTTGCAAAAAACGTCATCGGCGAGATCACCACTCGTTTCGAAAAAGCTGGCCTGCGCGTTGTAGCTTCGAAAATGAAGCAACTGTCCAAGGCTGAAGCTGAAGGCTTCTACGCTGAGCACAGCGCTCGTGGTTTCTTCGGCGACCTGGTTGCTTTCATGATCTCCGGTCCGGTTGTCGTTCAGGTTCTGGAAGGCGAAAACGCTATCGCTCTGAACCGTGAGCTGATGGGCGCTACCAACCCTAAAGAAGCTGCTGCCGGCACCATCCGCGCTGACTTCGCTGACTCCATCGACGCCAACGCTGTGCACGGTTCGGACTCCGAAGCCGCTGCTGCTCGCGAAATCTCGTACTTCTTCGCAGCTACTGAAGTAACCACTCGCTAA
- the rlmN gene encoding 23S rRNA (adenine(2503)-C(2))-methyltransferase RlmN: MTTSTAKTNLLGLTQPEMEKFFDSIGEKRFRASQVMKWIHHLGVDDFDAMTNVSKALRDKLKAIAEVRGPEVVSEDISSDGTRKWVVRVASGSCVETVYIPQGKRGTLCVSSQAGCALDCSFCSTGKQGFNSNLTAAEVIGQVWIANKSFGSIPATADRAITNVVMMGMGEPLLNFDNVVAAMHLMMDDLGYGISKRRVTLSTSGVVPMIDELSKHIDVSLALSLHAPNDALRNQLVPINKKYPLKMLLESCRRYMSSLGEKRVLTIEYTLLKDINDKVEHAVEMIELLKDTPCKINLIPFNPFPHSGYERPSNNAIRRFQDQLHHAGFNVTVRTTRGEDIDAACGQLVGQVLDRTRRSERYIAVRELSADNDMPQDAANRT, from the coding sequence ATGACTACATCGACTGCAAAAACTAACCTGCTGGGTCTGACTCAGCCGGAAATGGAAAAATTCTTCGACTCAATCGGGGAGAAGCGTTTCCGTGCCAGTCAGGTAATGAAGTGGATTCACCACCTTGGCGTCGATGATTTCGACGCCATGACGAACGTCAGCAAGGCCTTGCGCGACAAGCTCAAGGCTATTGCCGAAGTTCGCGGTCCCGAAGTGGTCAGCGAGGACATCTCCAGCGACGGCACCCGTAAGTGGGTGGTGCGCGTGGCGTCCGGCAGCTGCGTCGAGACTGTCTACATTCCCCAGGGCAAACGCGGCACTCTGTGCGTTTCGTCCCAGGCAGGCTGTGCCCTGGATTGCAGTTTCTGCTCCACCGGCAAGCAAGGTTTCAACAGCAACCTCACGGCCGCCGAAGTCATCGGCCAGGTGTGGATTGCCAATAAATCGTTCGGCAGCATCCCGGCAACCGCCGACCGTGCCATCACCAACGTGGTGATGATGGGCATGGGTGAGCCGCTGCTGAACTTCGACAACGTCGTTGCCGCCATGCACCTGATGATGGACGACCTGGGCTACGGCATTTCCAAGCGTCGTGTGACCCTGTCGACCTCGGGCGTGGTGCCGATGATCGATGAGCTGTCCAAGCACATCGACGTTTCCCTGGCGTTGTCCCTGCACGCACCGAACGATGCGCTGCGTAACCAGTTGGTACCGATCAACAAGAAGTACCCGCTGAAAATGCTCCTCGAGTCCTGCCGCCGCTACATGTCGTCCCTGGGCGAAAAGCGCGTGCTGACCATCGAGTACACCTTGCTCAAGGACATCAATGACAAGGTCGAGCATGCGGTTGAAATGATCGAGTTGCTCAAGGACACACCTTGCAAGATCAACCTGATTCCGTTCAACCCGTTCCCCCATTCCGGTTACGAGCGGCCGAGCAACAACGCCATCCGTCGTTTCCAGGATCAACTTCATCACGCTGGCTTCAATGTCACCGTGCGCACCACCCGTGGCGAAGACATCGACGCTGCGTGTGGCCAATTGGTAGGACAGGTGCTGGATCGCACCCGTCGTAGCGAACGTTATATCGCCGTGCGTGAGTTGAGCGCCGACAACGATATGCCGCAAGACGCTGCGAATCGTACTTAA
- the pilW gene encoding type IV pilus biogenesis/stability protein PilW, translating into MSLRLALLLLFASLSAGCVLSGDFNPMKTSKGRDEARAAYVQLGVGYLQQGMTERAKVPLKKALELDSADPDANAALGLVFQAEMEPELADQHFRKALSGRPGDARILNNYGSFLFEEKRYKEAYERFEQAAADSLYPERSRVFENLGMTASMLGQRDLARQQLEKALRLNRQQPRALLEMAELSYEDRHYVPARDYYDRFSLLAEQNARSLLLGVRLAKVFEDRDKAASFGLQLKRLYPGTPEYQQYLSEQ; encoded by the coding sequence ATGTCACTGCGCCTAGCGCTGCTTCTGCTGTTCGCCAGCCTGTCGGCTGGTTGTGTTCTGTCGGGTGATTTCAATCCGATGAAAACCAGCAAGGGGCGCGATGAGGCGCGTGCTGCGTATGTGCAGTTGGGTGTGGGGTATCTGCAGCAGGGCATGACCGAACGGGCGAAAGTCCCGTTGAAGAAGGCCCTCGAACTGGATAGCGCCGACCCGGATGCCAACGCGGCGTTGGGCCTGGTGTTTCAGGCCGAAATGGAACCCGAGCTCGCGGATCAGCATTTTCGCAAGGCATTGTCCGGCCGTCCTGGCGATGCTCGTATCCTGAACAACTACGGCAGCTTTCTCTTTGAAGAGAAACGTTACAAAGAAGCTTACGAGCGCTTTGAACAAGCGGCTGCCGATAGCCTTTATCCTGAGCGTTCACGGGTTTTCGAGAACCTCGGCATGACGGCTTCGATGCTTGGCCAGCGGGATCTGGCCCGTCAGCAACTGGAAAAAGCCCTGCGCCTGAACCGCCAACAGCCACGGGCGTTGCTGGAAATGGCTGAGTTGTCGTACGAAGACAGGCATTATGTGCCCGCGCGTGACTATTACGATCGTTTTAGCCTGCTCGCCGAGCAAAATGCACGTAGTCTATTGCTCGGCGTTCGGCTGGCCAAAGTGTTCGAAGATCGCGACAAGGCCGCCAGTTTTGGCCTGCAATTAAAACGACTCTATCCCGGTACTCCGGAATATCAGCAATACCTGTCGGAGCAATGA
- a CDS encoding RodZ family helix-turn-helix domain-containing protein, producing the protein MKAAHPEVVAATRVNPGETLRQAREGNGWSLAEVALKLNLTVNSLKNLEDGAFDKLPGHTFARGYIRAYAKLLGMDQAVLVQQFDQHTGTDSQGSNVHSLGRIEEPSRVSHTILRIVSLLLLMAVVGGGFVWWQDQTSLRTKDLIGLSPEHVEVEGADGTTQIHPLDEPEDQAVVEGQVEAGTPLALPEGQATAEAQATVEAPTPAAPVVAPTAPVVAPVRTAPAPVVATPAAPVMAVAPTPVVAAVPAPAASAAAPATPVAGAGKVQIQFSANCWTQVTDGNGKVLLSALKHKGETADVSGKPPFTVRLGYARGAQVSYNGQVVDVAPFTSGETARLKLGQ; encoded by the coding sequence ATGAAAGCGGCGCATCCAGAAGTTGTAGCAGCGACTCGCGTAAACCCCGGAGAGACCCTGCGTCAGGCCCGCGAAGGCAATGGTTGGTCGCTGGCGGAAGTAGCGCTCAAGCTCAATCTCACCGTCAATTCCTTGAAGAATCTGGAAGACGGCGCTTTCGACAAGCTGCCGGGGCATACCTTTGCTCGCGGCTATATCCGTGCTTACGCCAAATTGCTCGGTATGGACCAGGCCGTACTGGTTCAACAGTTCGATCAGCACACCGGCACCGATTCCCAGGGCAGCAACGTGCACAGCCTTGGGCGTATCGAAGAACCATCGCGGGTCTCCCACACCATTTTGCGCATCGTCAGCCTGTTGCTGCTGATGGCCGTGGTGGGGGGCGGTTTTGTCTGGTGGCAGGATCAAACCTCGCTGCGCACCAAGGACCTGATTGGCCTGAGCCCTGAACACGTCGAAGTCGAAGGCGCCGATGGCACCACGCAGATCCATCCGCTCGACGAGCCGGAAGATCAGGCCGTGGTAGAAGGTCAGGTCGAAGCCGGGACGCCTCTGGCATTGCCGGAAGGCCAGGCGACTGCCGAAGCTCAGGCAACGGTCGAAGCACCGACGCCGGCCGCTCCGGTGGTTGCACCGACGGCCCCGGTTGTGGCTCCAGTGCGTACCGCGCCTGCCCCGGTTGTTGCGACGCCAGCGGCCCCGGTTATGGCTGTTGCGCCAACGCCAGTCGTGGCTGCCGTGCCAGCACCTGCCGCTTCGGCTGCTGCGCCGGCCACTCCGGTTGCCGGTGCGGGTAAGGTGCAGATTCAGTTCTCTGCCAACTGCTGGACACAAGTCACCGATGGCAACGGCAAAGTGCTGTTGAGCGCTCTCAAGCATAAGGGCGAAACCGCCGACGTCAGCGGTAAACCACCGTTTACAGTACGCCTGGGCTACGCCCGTGGCGCGCAGGTCAGCTACAACGGGCAAGTGGTCGATGTAGCTCCGTTCACCAGTGGCGAGACTGCTCGCCTGAAGTTGGGTCAATAA
- the ispG gene encoding flavodoxin-dependent (E)-4-hydroxy-3-methylbut-2-enyl-diphosphate synthase produces MHGESPIKRRESRKIWVGSVPVGGDAPIAVQSMTNSDTNDVAATVAQINRLEAAGVDIVRVSVPDMDAAEAFGRIKQLVKVPLVADIHFDYKIALRVAELGVDCLRINPGNIGREDRVRAVVDAARDRGIPIRIGVNAGSLEKDLQKKYGEPTPAALVESALRHVEHLERLNFQDFKVSVKASDVFMAVEAYRLLAKEIVQPLHLGITEAGGLRSGTVKSAVGLGMLLAEGIGDTIRISLAADPVEEVKVGYDILKSLHLRSRGINFIACPSCSRQNFDVVKTMNELEGRLEDLLVPLDVAVIGCVVNGPGEAKEAHIGLTGGTPNLIYIDGKPSQKLTNDNLVDELERLIRQKAAEKVEADAAVIARG; encoded by the coding sequence ATGCACGGCGAATCTCCAATCAAACGTCGCGAATCCCGCAAGATCTGGGTTGGTTCGGTACCGGTGGGCGGTGATGCGCCTATCGCTGTACAGAGCATGACCAACAGCGACACCAATGACGTTGCCGCCACCGTGGCCCAGATCAATCGTCTGGAAGCGGCCGGTGTCGACATCGTGCGGGTTTCCGTTCCGGACATGGACGCGGCCGAAGCCTTCGGTCGCATCAAGCAACTGGTCAAGGTGCCATTGGTTGCCGACATTCACTTCGACTACAAGATCGCTTTGCGCGTAGCCGAACTGGGCGTCGATTGCCTGCGGATCAACCCGGGCAACATCGGTCGTGAGGACCGTGTGCGCGCGGTGGTCGATGCCGCCCGTGACCGGGGGATTCCGATCCGTATCGGCGTCAACGCCGGTTCGCTGGAAAAAGACCTGCAAAAGAAATACGGCGAGCCGACACCGGCCGCGCTGGTCGAGTCGGCCCTGCGCCACGTCGAGCACCTTGAACGCCTGAACTTCCAGGACTTCAAGGTCAGCGTGAAGGCCTCCGACGTGTTCATGGCCGTCGAAGCCTATCGTCTGCTGGCCAAGGAAATCGTCCAGCCACTGCACCTGGGCATCACTGAGGCCGGCGGTTTGCGTTCAGGCACAGTGAAATCCGCCGTGGGCCTCGGTATGCTGCTCGCCGAAGGGATTGGCGATACTATTCGCATCTCGTTGGCGGCTGACCCGGTCGAGGAAGTGAAAGTCGGCTACGACATTCTCAAATCCCTGCATCTGCGTTCCCGTGGCATCAACTTCATCGCCTGCCCGAGCTGCTCGCGGCAGAACTTCGATGTGGTGAAAACCATGAACGAACTGGAAGGGCGCCTCGAAGATCTGCTGGTGCCGCTGGATGTCGCGGTCATCGGTTGCGTGGTCAACGGTCCCGGTGAAGCCAAAGAGGCCCATATCGGTTTGACTGGCGGTACGCCGAACCTGATTTACATCGACGGCAAGCCGTCGCAGAAATTGACGAATGACAATCTGGTGGATGAGCTGGAAAGGCTGATCCGCCAGAAAGCGGCCGAAAAGGTCGAAGCCGACGCAGCAGTAATCGCTCGCGGCTGA